Sequence from the Phragmites australis chromosome 6, lpPhrAust1.1, whole genome shotgun sequence genome:
TTTCGACGCTTGCAGGAAAGGCAAATCTCAACGAAATTCAGAAATTCTGCACATGAGCTTGCAATTATGCAAGAAGGAAAATGGCTCTGAATCCAGACCCATGCTGCCTTGAGTCACTTGCTGAACTTGCAACTTGCAAGCCACGATCATTGATCAATCGAAGGCACAAACTGAGATCTGTTCCATGACTTGACTAGAGCAGCTTATCATGATTCGTTATCGACTCAGTGGACTCATCATGAGTCTCCAATCCTCCAGTGCGTGGACCTGGCATCACAGGTGGTGCCTGGACCTCCTCATCGGACGCTCCCATGCCTGGTTCCTACCATCTGCAGGGCCTTATCGCCCTACCAATCGAGCACTACATATTAACTTGTCGTCCTGAATCCCGATCGACCGGCTCGCCCCTGCCTAGCCTGCAGCTTGATCATGCCGTGCCCCGGTTGCCTGTCTGTACGGTTCTTGATCTGTTTCATAAAATCTTCAGCGATCGGGCCTGGTAACACCTGTGTAACTCTGTAACACCTGCAGTCATGGACCTGGATGGTAATGCAGTGCAGGGAAGGAACTGTAAGACTTAAGACTTGCAAGAGGCATATGCAGACACACTGTGCTAGTACTCTTCCCATCATCAGATGAGTCATGGGTTCAGCTCAGTATTGATATTACATTGTAGCGTCTTTCCTGTACCTACAGCCCAATGGCGGGCGCAACATTTTAACAATGAGTGTGcatagctaaaaaaaatatttgataacCATATGTGAGTGAAATATGTAAGCATTCAAAATATTGAGCGAAGTCAAGCATACAAGCATTCAATATACTGAGCAAATTAGCAATCAGAGAGAAAATCTAATGCTAATTGTGGTCACGCTCATGCAAACCGTTTCTCTTTGTAGGTTGTATGATTTTATTAGTAGGAAAGCACAGCCTGTAAAATAAACAACATAGCATTCAAGTAAATTTTGTATCTTTTCTGATCATATTGGTCTTCAACGAAATGTAAAGGACAATATGCCACATGATCACAATAATTAAGTACAATTTTGTATCCAAATTTGTAAATTATGATTAAAGCACTATGAACAACAAAGTAGCAATGACATCTTTGAAGAAATTGAAGgtaacaataacatataaaATAATTAGGCTGTACACCCTTGTTCCCACTCGGCCCCGCCCCTGCAGCATGAATTTTGGGTCGTCGCGGACGGGCCTGTCTACAAAGCGAATTTGCCGCTGGTGACCACAGCTTCGGCAGGTCCAGGCTCCAGAGGGATACCGATGCATCAAGCCAACGGAATTCAATGGTGTGTTTGGATGGCGTACGCACGGCCCCAGCCTCTTCCGCGGACAACCTCTGCGCAGCAACACAAGCGGCGTTGTCGCCGGTGTCCATGCCCCTTGCCTGCAGCCCTTCTTCCCCATGCCTGCAGCCCTGGATCTCGCAGCGACTTTTAAACTTCATCTGCAGGTTAACTTCTGCAGGTGCAGTAGAATTAATTCGTGTTTTCTCAGTGCGTGTTACTGCAGCTAACAGTAAGAGAGATGCAAAGAATTCGTGGCTCCAACGATAAAACTACACCGGGAAGAGGCAGGCGAGCCAACGACGACCGGAACCGGAAGGACTAGATCtctgctgccgccgctgctgctgcgATGAATCAATCATAGGAAAGAGACAGATCCAGAGCTGTTCGGGGCGAGGAGGCAGGGCGTCCGGTCGACGATGCAGAGTAGCCACGGCCCCAGCTCACGCGACACCCATGGAGATAACAATCGATCAAAAAGCTCGTCCGTTTTGTTCTCTGTGCGATCTTTTTCTTAACCTCAAATACTGATACAAGTTGTAATATTTGAATTTACATCATATTTTACAGACGCAACATCCTACCCATTTTAGACGTATAACCTATACATATACATCTACTGAGCATTATAAAATATTTAACTCCGCTAGCAACAGACACATTACATCCTATAGCGATAGCGATAGACACGTCAGATCCTACTATAGTTCACATGCGCCTGAGGCTGCTCCAAAAGAAATCAACTCACAGGCTTGTCCCGGTCTCGAGCGCGGATAGGCTCCAGACGGAAGGAGCTACCAACCGAGCGTACTCGCGTGCGCTGTGCGATCTGCTCCTTCGTTTGGACCCTGGGCTCTGCGTTGCGGATTCGCGGGTTTCTGTGAGCGACAGCACAGAGCAGATTGTTCTTTGGTGGCGGGAAGGGTGGATatgggcagggcagggcagggcagccAGGCAACCACAATGCCTGGGTGAGAGATGCAGATGGCGTCTCTGTAAATAtgtttcctttatttttcttttgcaacTCTAAGTTCTGTACCACTGACTCATTGCGTTCATGCAAGATTTTAACATGTCGCGTCTGTAGTATGGTGTATGGTCTAACACGAATGGCAACTACTGATTTATTATCATTTTATCAATCATGTGAATAAAATATACTATTTAGAGCATATGCGGACCGATCAATAGGATGAGGTAGGGTAACTACCCTAACTTTCCAGCAACAAGATCTCCACACCGATCACTCTATATCGTATTTTTCATCTCGATAGCACTAATCCATGATTAAACAGCTGACTCTAccctatatatattttttagactAGCTCTGCTACTGGTTCAGAGCTGGTAAGGATTGGTGGCGTCCAATTTATGTTGATCATAATACGGCtcggctcagctcagctcagctcacaGCTGCCTCGGCTTCACGGCCGACTAGGAATTTGGAAAACCGCCTTTGTTTCGGACTTGCATGGCACTGAGGCCTTTCCCGGAAAGGCTCGGCTTTTCCCAAGAGGAGCTGGGCCTTTCCGTGTTCACAAAAGCCCAGCCCATCCAGTCGCCGCCATAATCGACCGTCCCAGTCCTTATCACTTTCCCCAAATTGGAATCAAACCCTAGCTTGTGCACCTCTTCGATCCCCGATCCCTACCCGGCGGCTCGCCGGAACCCTAGGCTGTCCTAGATCCGCTGCACcgcgcgcgcggccgccgccatgGCGACCCTCAAGGAGCTCCTCCCGTCGCCCAAGACATCGGCGTCCGCGTTCTACGACCACAGCAGCGACCCCTGGTTCAAGGAGCGGTACGGCGGCGAGTCCGCGCAGCCGTCCGACGCGAGGCCCGCGGCAGCGGCGAAGCCTGTCCCTCCGTACGGCAAGCGGGCGGGGTTCGTGCCGCGCCGGCCGGAGGATTTCGGAGATGGCGGCGCCTTCCCGGAGATCCACGTCGCGCAGTACCCGCTCGGCATGGGCCGCCGCGACGAGAAGGGAGGGTCCAAGATCCTCGCGCTCACGGTCGACGCGCGCGGCAGCGTCGCCTTCGACGCCGTCGTGAAGCAGGGCGAAAACGCCTCCAAGATCGTCTACTCCAAGCACAGCGACCTCGTGCCCAAGATCGCCACGGCCGATTCCCAGGCGGCGGTcaacgacgaggaggagcagaaggagATCGAGGAGACCACCGAGCGGACGAAAGCAGCCTTGGAGAAGGTTGTGAACGTCCGCCTCTCCGCTGCGCAGCCCAAGAACGTGCCGACGCACGATTCAGAGTCAAAGTTTATCAAGTATAAGCCGTCCCAGCAATCGGCAGCTTTCAATTCAGGGGCCAAGGAGAGGATTATTAGGATGTCCGAGATGGCGATGGAtcctcttgagccaccaaagttcAAGCACAAGCGTGTGCCCCGGGCGTCTGGGTCACCACCTGTGCCGGTGATGCACTCGCCACCACGGCCAGTTACGGTGAAGGATCAGCAGGATTGGAAGATTCCTCCATGCATTTCAAATTGGAAAAATCCAAAGGGTTACACAATTCCACTTGATAAGAGGTTGGCAGCTGATGGGAGGGGACTGCAGGAGGTGCAAATTAATGATAACTTtgcaaagctttctgaagcacTGTATGTGGCAGAGCAGAAGGCGAGGGAGGCAGTACAGATGCGCTCCAAGGTTCAGAGGGAACTGATGctgaaggagaaggagaggaaggagcaAGAGCTGAGGGCTCTTGCACAGAAGGCACGCATGGAGAGGACCGGTGGCCCACCTGCACCAGCAGGTGTGCCTGCTGGTGGTGGTAGGGGTGCCCCGGTTGATGCTATTGACGAAGATATGGATATGGAGCAGCCACGTGAGCCGCGTGAGCAGCGCAGGGAGAgtagagaagagagggaggcgAGGATTGAGCGTGATAGAATCCGCGAGGAGCGTAGGcgcgagagggagagggaaaggAGGCTTGAGGCCAAGGATGCTGCAATGGGTAAGAAGAGTAAGATTACAAGAGACAGGGACCGTGACATCAGTGAGAAGATTGCTCTGGGCATGGCAAGCACCGGTGGTGCCAAAGGCGGGGAGGTCATGTATGACCAGCGGCTGTTCAACCAGGACAAGGGAATGGACTCTGGGTTTGCTACAGATGATCAGTATAACATCTATTCTAAGGGGCTCTTCACAGCACAGTCCACGATGTCCACGCTTTACAGGCCTAAGAAGGACAGTGATTCTGATGTGTATGGTAATGCGGACGAACAGTTGGAGAAGGTTATGAAGACTGACAGGTTCAAGCCTGACAAGGGATTTACTGGTGCTTCAGAGAGGACTGGCAAGCGAGACAGACCTATGGAGTTTGATAAGCAGGAGGAGAATGACCCCTTCGGTCTGGATCAGTTCTTGACTGAGGTgaagaagggaaagaaagcTGTGGAGAAGATTGGAGGCGGAGGAACCATGAAGGCGAGTGCTGGGTCCTCAATGAGGGATGATTATGAGAGTGGAGGCTCTGGGAGGTCCCGCATTAATTTCGAAAGGGGGCGTTGAGGTATTTGCTCTGCATGATTTTTATGCAGGTGTTCAATACATCTTCAAATATCATCTAGCAGAATGCCGCCGGTCCTCATGTAAGAAGATGAGCCCTCTGATAAGGGTGGGCTCGATATCTAAAGCAGTTGTAGTACATCTGCCTGTTCTACTTTCAGGTTTTGTGTTGACGAGTGTCTTGGATCCTATGATGTTTATGTATTGTGTACCTGTTTGTGATGGGATCTATAAACTTTATTTATCCATATTCTATTAACGTATCCATCTGTTTCAAACTCTTCCATACATCAATTACACAGTAGGATATGCAGAAAGCCAACGTGGCTATCAGTTGTCCTGGTATGGGATTGGTTCACAAGCAATTCTTCCATCCGGATGGATTTCCGAGTGCTGTGATGATACGTCTTTCTGTTGTTTTGTGGGGAGATTGATTCATTGTTCGTAAATACCATGAATGGGAATTCTCTTGTGGATATGTTCTGTTATATTCCGTAACACTGCATTTGTTGCTTGATTGTGCCGGTTTTATGGATATTGAGTGCTGTGACTTGTGCTCTTGCTCAGTTGCTCTAGGTGTCTTGTTGGTGTGTTGTAGTACACCAGCTGTATCTATGATTGCCATTCCTTTTGCAATGATCCCTTTGTGCGAATCGTGTTCATGTAAACATCTCTTTGGGTGCATTCTTGAGAGGAGTCCCTTATGTCCAAACTAGAAGTAACTGAGTGAGTCAGACTACTTGTAATCATACTGGTGTTATGCCCGTCAACACATTCTTTCGCAGAAAAAAACTGTTCATAATTTctgttttctctttcttttccttgcATTGCAGCAATCAAACCAAAATCAAGTATTAAAGGCTGTTGAAACACTTCTTTTCTTGGGAGCTAGGCTACCAAAGCAGTTTCAGTAGAGAAGTTGCCCTTCTGGTGTGACCTATACCTCAAGTTTAGGATAGGCCGCGTATGTTTCTATCTTACCTCTCGAATAGAGACATCGCCTGCCCGTTTTTAAATGGATTAAGTAGGAGATGCTCATCCATTCGTTCCTGCAGCTGGGAGATACAGAAGACTGAATTAGGAGATGCTCATCCATTCGTTCCTGCAGCTGGAGATTATTATGTGGAGTTGCCAACGTTTTGAATGCATGGTTCGCTTTGCATACTAGCCGAGTATCGAAATGATAAGTTTGTTCGAGAAGTTAAAATTAGGCATGTTGTTGCTACACCGCACTCCTGTTTTCAAACGAATGGAGACACTGTCCCCCCATTTTGAGAGGGAGACGCTGTGACTGTGAAGTGGAGATTTGTGAAGCGTGATGCTCTAGTGCTTCGTTTTCGTGATGGGTCGGCCTTACTCGCGGCACAGACGAGGTGGTGGTTCCGGCCTGCTAGACCCAAAACAAGGGAACAGCGGGCCGGCCTATCGTCGATTTGCCGTGCACGTTGCCTTCTTCGTTTTCCCCTTTCCCACAGGAAGAATCTAGTTTCCTGTGAACCGAGCGTGATAACTCACTCGTGCCCACCACCCAAGAAGCGGAAAGAAGGGAGAGGAAACAAGTTGGGCTTGGCCGTAATCACCTAGGATTTTGTATGTAAGAAGGTAGTGGTGATACAAGGAAGTCATGGAATGGAGCTGACCTTTCTTCTTCTGCacctcatctttttctttttcttcttctcttaaaaaaatagagggaGAGTTGGAGACGATATAGGGGAGTGGCAGCAGGTAGGCCCCTCCGGACCCTCCTTGGATCCGCCCGTGGAAGCAGGACGATCACAGACGCGTCTCGTCGGTGAGCCAACTTGGGCTGTGCCTTCGTTCCTTTGACCGTCGCTTTTAGCAGCATCGATCCGTTATGCAAACGCTATCTCCAACAGTTCATATTTAAGGACAGCCAAATTCAGCTCAGCCAATCAACTAGTTCCTTCGTTTTCTTTCATCCTTTATCAAAGCAGAAGCATTCGGGTTccaaagttttattttttaaaaaagaaaggaaCGCTCAGGTTCCAAGCCAGCTACCACAGAAGATCGATTACATTCCATCGAGCATCACGTACACAAACGAACTTTTCGTCGTATTCATAGCCGCTCTCATCGTAAATTTGCCATTGGCACATACTATCATGAGACTCTACTTGAAAGCTACGCTCGTATCCAGGTCACCATCGCCAAGagaagagagaaacaaacatgatCGCGAGGATCTACTCGAGCGGGGAGGTCAAGCAAGCAAGCCATGGAAATTAAAAAGGAGGCCGTGGAAAAGATGTCACGAACTGCCGTCGCGTTGGTGCGCCGAGCACACCCGAAGATCTTGTTCCGATTCGGCGCTTGCTTGGTCGCAGCCGCAGCCTCAGGATGCCTCGCTTACTCGTCGACACAAGAGTCGCCGAGCTTTTGATGCGTCGATCGGCCGGCGGCTCGCGCACGAGGAACCGATCGTTTGGACGTGCGGGCCTAGCGGTGAACCGATCGTGATCCACGCTCGGTTTCGCGGCCGGCCGGCGCTCGTCCCCGTCATGATCGGTCCGCCGCGAGCGCCGCGGCGTCCGTGTAACGCGTGCCGTCAAGAGTGGGAGGAGATCAAGTGACTCGCTCCATGCCGGCCTCTAGAATCTGTCAAAAGGTGTCACCGCCATGTTGCTCGTTTGTCCTGATCTGCTCGTCGACGTGGTCGGACCTGGAAGGTTACAGGCCTACCGCCCACGTGACGAATAGCAGTGTTACGACTCGGGGCACCTAATTCCATGCCGGTTTCTCTTTAGTCGTTTGCCAAACAACGATCAAATCATAcacaaatattaagataatagattctTTCTTCGAGATGGCTACGGCATCCACCCTGGTATTTTTCTCGACACATCAAGCTGATCTTTCCAACACGAAatcatcttctttttttcagGGCACAACACGACAAGAGATCATCGTGGCTTCAAATTATCACATGATTGATTCCGAACTCTAAAAGCGACGCCAATCAGAGCCTAGCTATATATCGCACTGTGCATATTCATGCTGCTACTCTCGTAGGCCGTAGCTTTTCAAAGGAACGGATAAGGAATTGCATAGGATCGATAGCAGAACTAGATGTTGACTGATCACCACTTTCCGAGAATAAAATAAGCACAAAAACAGTTTTCTCCTGCCAAAATTGTGGTCCTCCGATCTGAAGGCGACGACGAGAAGCGCCGATCCAACGTCGTCGCCCCGCGATTCCAAGCTGCGATCACCGGAGATATCAAAGATCTGTCGCCTGCTGCTCATTCGCAAAAAACTCCAAATTCTCAGAAGCCCCGAATCAACGTCAGGTACTGAAGAGCTGTCCAATTCGTACTTGTGATCCACATGAATTCGTCAAAAGCTACTGAGATCTCGTGAGACTTCGGCACAAATTTGTCGTCCTTGAGCTGTGCGCAATTATGCACGCTTGATAGCTATCCAGCTTCTTTGCTTGTGGCATCGGCCTTTGTTATGGTTAGGCTGCTTGTCCCGTTccaagatattttttttcttcatctttctAGGTAGATGCTAAACGAAAGATGGCGACTTGCCATGGTTTTTAAGTTTTGGAAAATTTAGGTGCGTGCGATATGCGTATGACGTCTTCGTGAGCGAGGTGTCGAGTTTACACATAAACGAGAGGCAGATTTGACAAAGATAAGGTGACGAACAACGGTGTAGCCaagattttttttggcttctaCCCAGTAGATCTAAAAGGGTTAAGGAACAAAATGATTGTGGCTACACTGTTTTCCTACTCTTTGATTGATTGACGATTGACTGATGCTAGAGAGAATATTGGATAAGGGTTCCATTTCATATGGGCAGGAAAAAGGTTGTTTGTGTTTATGTAATATTCAGGCTACCTCCATTGAAGATAATGGTCGATATAGTTGACACGACGAGCGAAACGACTGCTGAGTTAAGACTAACCGGTGCTTCAAAGAAGATTTTTGTAGTATGGATTGGTACAGATATGCGAATACTCTTTCTTGCACTCAAACTCGACCAAAATAATTTATCTGGGGTGCCTATCAGGGAGCTTTCAGCTTATAAGTACACTATGCACGACATAGACCTAAGATTCTTACCTAATAACCCACCCCAGCTTCAATAGTGGAGCATATTCCTCTTGTTGCTCCAAGTTCCAACCATACCAATGAAACATTTGAACTCTTCAAAATAAAGAGCATAGAATCCTCCTAGGAATTTTAGTTTCTTAGGGAAATATTTCCTTTCGTATAAAAATTATCTGATATTCCGTCGGCATGACAGAGATTATTGCGCCGCTGCCGACTAGCATCTTGTTAgagatatggagagagagaTATGGCACCTGCGGTGTATTGATGACGTCGTACGTTCCAATCACAAATGTTAGGGTCCTTTCTCCCCGTTGTTCGTACCCAACGATTATGTCCTGTGTAGAAACACTCGGTACATTCTGCATTAACACAACACCTAGCTGATAAACAAGAAATTTAGGGGTGACAAAATGACGACGACGAACAGGCCTGTTTGGGAGTTACTTGCAGTGACAAGCACCAAACAGGCCTAATTACGTAGGGGGAATTCCTGAatgccataaaaaaaaaatactaattcTCTATAtaccactatttttttttttgaagttccttatatgccatccaTTTTAACTTTGTTTCCTTCCTTTCATTCCGTCATGTCTCCAGTCTGAAAACATGGTAAACACGTTAATGTTCATGGACACTGTTTATAGGCATAGCTTCAAAATAAGTGGCCTTTTGTTTttataaaaatcctaaaaaattttatacgtgttctataatccatgtgcaacctatttaaTTATATTCACTAAAAAGTATGCATAAATTTAAACTAATATTCTCCAAAAATAACTACTTTTATAAGGGTCTAAAATAAAATCTAgatttcactaatattcttattatatgatatattgatttctaaaattatttacagcctaggttatatggtgaaaaagtgagttaatttgtaatgctccatttctatatgcaatgataaaaatgtatataaatgaagaattacaaagtaactcattttttcaccatataatacaggcctagaaataattttagaaattattatatCACATattaagaatattagtgattttttctagatttttaggattttatttgaggtcctgataattattagaagttacaaaaataacctttttgaataattttagtttaaattgtatacaaattttttggataaatctaattaaaatgagaTACACATAGATTATAGAACATATAACAGTATCCATAAACAGTACCCGTGTACAGTAAAtagatggcatataaggaacttcaaaattttagtGGCATACAGGAAATTGGAATTTTTTATGGTATTCAAGGAATTCTTCCAACTACCTAACAGTACTGCAAGCACCAAACTTCTCTTCGTCCACCACCTTCCGGTTGGTTAGGCACACAGCGTTACTAGGCAAGTTCGTGACAAGTTCCTAACAACAGAAAGGGGTATCTTCAGCAGCCTGATTCTCCAAAATCAGATGCCTCTCGTCGAGCACTCACAAGCGAAACCAAACAAGGCTAATCAACGTCCTAAAGAATCCGTCCACCTCTTAATGACAGGCACGAGATGCTGCCATAAACAACGCTTGGTATCATACCAGACAACCCTAAAAGAACCTGAGATCTACAAAGCCCAGGGATCTCCTCGGAAAAATACATCTAGATCGAGGCCATTGATCACTCACCCCAGATGCGgctcatgatataaacaaaagGGCAGATCAAACTGGATCCTGGAAAAACAAATGCAAGGTGCAGTGACTCCAGGAAACAAATCACATGCTTGCCAGCCTCTCGGCTGGGATGTCATAGATCTAAATTATAGATTAATCCATGATAAAGAGACAGCGCATCCATGTTAATTATTCGTGACGACGAATTAGGGTTTCGGAACAAAACAGTAGTGGTTACCACGCAGATGGAAGATGGTGCTCAACAGGTTGTACTTGTACATGCAGCAATGGAACTCCACCACCATCTGTTGGTAAACTGTCGTTACCTTTCTCTTTCCTTGTGACTGCTCAGCCCATTGGGGGCAGCTTTGAGCCTTGACCCCTCCAGGATCCTCTAAGAcgcaaaggaaaaggagaatAAAAACAGACGGCCTTCAGGGCAGTTGATGTCACGAGGCTCTATATGAAACAAGGACAGCTCTGGGATCAAATCATTGGTAGGGCCTATCTTTATGATGACAATACACGGCCTGCGACGTTTATTATAGAAATAGAGCTGTCATAGTCCAGGTAATATGATCATGGCGATGGAAGTGATGACAACAAGCAACAAGAGGGAGAACAAATCCATTTCAACAATGCTAATGAATTTCAATTGCTCCAATAGCTTCTTGATTAAAAATAGCAGCGGGTGAGACCAGGAAAAGGGATAATGGTCTGCAGGTCTATAAAAATAACTCAGGAGTTCTAAAACAtagggaaaggaaaaaaatcgtAGCCGAGTTCTGGATCATCTAAAACATAAGTAATGGCCATGGAACATTGAAGCTTCAGCCTTAAGCAGCATTGCCATTCCTTCGTCCgagaagaaaaatgaaacaGAAGATGGCAACATATCGATAGCTGGAGACTTGAGCGCAGAAGAACCATCCGAAGCCTGATGACTGGAGTCAGTGTGCAATCAGTCCCTACTCATCATTGCTATACTGTAGTCCAGCTCGGGCACCCCTAAGCTATAAGATGCCTCAACTGCCTCAACTCTGAATGCTGCCACGCCAGCCCAACGATCAAAGATCACCAGGTGAAGAGAATAATAGTTGGCTTCTTACTTAATCTACATTAATGTTCCAGCGGCACTTTGAAAATCATCCGCGGGAAGCTTCCCTCTCCATCTCTGAAAATCTTGATCAGGAATAATAGAACAAACATGTTCGTGTGTACAGCAGGGCTCTTCTTCCAATAGCAGTTCTACAAGATGTTAACAAATGGCGGAGCATCATGCCTTGGTCCTGCCAGTGACCGATACAAGTACAACTTGTCAACAGTATCAGCCTCCCCTTCATCATCAGAATGGTCCTTGATTACTTCAACCACCAAATTTTGCATCTGCTGAGCTACATCTTTACAACCCCTCATAGTTAGCCTGCATGAGTTCATCCATAAGAATCTCATATTGTAAAAGTAGTTCATTCCCGAGAGCAATCCCTTGTCACCAAAAGGGCTATCTCTGACCTCGAGCTTCTGCAACTTAGTGCATCCCTCGAACACATATTGGAGAGACATGTCACTGTTCCCCGCAAAGGCAACAGACAGAGTCTTTATTAGCTTCCCATATTTTCCAATGTATTCAAAAGCTGTGTCGGTAAGCAGGCCAGAGACTGAGAGCCTGGTGAGCTTCTTGCAATTCTTCACAATTGCACCAAAACCATCATCCATGGGCTTCCCGGTGATCCGATCAGGGCGGTGGCGACCCATTATACAGAGGCGGAACACCACTAGGTTGGGACAGTTCTTGGACATAGCAATTACTGCTGCATTTGTCATCCGCTGGCAAAAGTAGAGGATTGATTCTAGCTTCCTGCATCCTTCTGAGATCGCCTGAAGACCAACATCTGAGACTGAGCCCTCAGAATCTTCAGTGGCATCCAAAGGAAAAACTCGCAGCTCACGGAGATCTGAGCACGTCTCAGCCACAGCCCCAAGACCTTCATCACCCACCGTATCAAGAACCTGGAATAAGAAATTTAAACATCAAAAGTAAAATCTTTAGTGTCAATGcacataaaaatataaataaatgtgAACCCGACAGGCCGATAAGATCCTTACCCAGAAAGTGCGAAGATTGATGCAGTTGCGAATAACTGGTTTGAGCTCATCCGCGGATAGGCTTGCAAAGCTAAAATTTAGTGAAATGAGCTTGGCACAAGCTGGGTAGATTGCTGGGAGGTATTCTGGATTGACCTCCCGGAAACCTGATAGACAAACGAGTGACCTGGATGCAGCAAAAGATGTAGCAAGCTCAGACACAGACAAAGCCCCACCAGGGCCAGCCTCAGATCGGAATGCACCAGTTCCAAGGTGCGTGAGCTGGGGTGCCCTTGCCATCAGACGGCGCAACTGTTCTACTGACACATGGTGATTCACACGCAGCCGGCGCAGAGCCGGCGAGTGTGCAACAAGTGCCTCCAGGGCCTCAAAGTTGAATGGGACACTGACACAGTCGAATACAAGCGACTCAAGAGAGGTGTTCGATTCTGGGAACTTGGAGATCCAATCCACcagctcatcctcctcatcctcaacgtAATCTTCAATCAGGTCCAGCACGCGAAGATGCCTGAAAATCAAAAGCACCAAACCAATAAGATACCAGTACCACACTTAAATGCTGCTATTAATGCTCCTATTCCCCAATAACGGAAAGCAGATCGCGTGCAACTGGAAATACAACAAATCTGGGTATAACCAACTTAATTAGCAAGACTATTTTGCCACGAACCTGAGAGGAAAAAGATCAAACTTTACCACTAGAAATCAGAGGACTTCCCCCGGCAAGATTCGACTGTGACACTACCAGGTGTCACGAACTCAGTGATTAGAACGTGAAGAACAATAAATAAAGATATACTGGTAATTTTGACAGGAGGCGTGTTGCGATCAGGAACCAACACGGTCATAAAAGCTCGCCGAGATCAGATTCTGATCCATGGCATGATGGCACAGTCCAAACAATAAAACTGAAAAGCGTAAAGGCCTAGGGGTGCACATTAAATAAGGCAAAATTGCGTGGTGCAGCT
This genomic interval carries:
- the LOC133921181 gene encoding SNW/SKI-interacting protein A, producing the protein MATLKELLPSPKTSASAFYDHSSDPWFKERYGGESAQPSDARPAAAAKPVPPYGKRAGFVPRRPEDFGDGGAFPEIHVAQYPLGMGRRDEKGGSKILALTVDARGSVAFDAVVKQGENASKIVYSKHSDLVPKIATADSQAAVNDEEEQKEIEETTERTKAALEKVVNVRLSAAQPKNVPTHDSESKFIKYKPSQQSAAFNSGAKERIIRMSEMAMDPLEPPKFKHKRVPRASGSPPVPVMHSPPRPVTVKDQQDWKIPPCISNWKNPKGYTIPLDKRLAADGRGLQEVQINDNFAKLSEALYVAEQKAREAVQMRSKVQRELMLKEKERKEQELRALAQKARMERTGGPPAPAGVPAGGGRGAPVDAIDEDMDMEQPREPREQRRESREEREARIERDRIREERRRERERERRLEAKDAAMGKKSKITRDRDRDISEKIALGMASTGGAKGGEVMYDQRLFNQDKGMDSGFATDDQYNIYSKGLFTAQSTMSTLYRPKKDSDSDVYGNADEQLEKVMKTDRFKPDKGFTGASERTGKRDRPMEFDKQEENDPFGLDQFLTEVKKGKKAVEKIGGGGTMKASAGSSMRDDYESGGSGRSRINFERGR
- the LOC133921182 gene encoding F-box protein FBX14-like, with amino-acid sequence MSTPHSSSTTSPPQIPQSLTLAPTGSSASPSSSSASGMRDAAEDDSDSAPSQMSEDDPGGGGDRWEPDLRGGNGGGGRWAPPDQVLENVLESVLEFLTAARDRNAASLVCRSWYRAEAQTRRELFIGNCYAVSPRRAVERFGGVRAVVLKGKPRFADFSLVPYGWGAYVSPWVAALGPAYLRLERICLKRMTVTDDDLALVAKSFPLFRELSLVCCDGFSTLGLAVIAERCRHLRVLDLIEDYVEDEEDELVDWISKFPESNTSLESLVFDCVSVPFNFEALEALVAHSPALRRLRVNHHVSVEQLRRLMARAPQLTHLGTGAFRSEAGPGGALSVSELATSFAASRSLVCLSGFREVNPEYLPAIYPACAKLISLNFSFASLSADELKPVIRNCINLRTFWVLDTVGDEGLGAVAETCSDLRELRVFPLDATEDSEGSVSDVGLQAISEGCRKLESILYFCQRMTNAAVIAMSKNCPNLVVFRLCIMGRHRPDRITGKPMDDGFGAIVKNCKKLTRLSVSGLLTDTAFEYIGKYGKLIKTLSVAFAGNSDMSLQYVFEGCTKLQKLEVRDSPFGDKGLLSGMNYFYNMRFLWMNSCRLTMRGCKDVAQQMQNLVVEVIKDHSDDEGEADTVDKLYLYRSLAGPRHDAPPFVNIL